The following coding sequences are from one Caldisericum sp. window:
- a CDS encoding aminopeptidase P family protein, translating to MQKLFEKIGNANVDALFVSKIQNVRYITHFTGEEGFAVVAPPKIYLLVDSRFTEQAQKEISAGVEVIEWSNLKDALNPLLVRERVHFLAIEEKIPFNLYRMLMGLGFLVLVPTTDFVEELRMIKDDWELEKIRTACDISTKAFLETIKLLKEGVSELDIASELEYRFKKFGGEKPSFDTIVASGERGSLPHGVASKKTVKAHEPIVFDFGVFFEGFASDTTRIVSIGEVEDEVKKVYDVLKESQELGRAYAKEGVRAADVDKVVRDFLNDHGYGTYFTHGLGHGVGLEIHELPYVNARSKYTLSKNMVITIEPGVYFAGKFGLRIEDTVIVREDSVENLINLPHEIIVV from the coding sequence GTGCAAAAACTTTTCGAAAAAATTGGCAACGCTAATGTTGATGCACTTTTTGTGAGTAAAATCCAAAATGTGCGATATATTACCCACTTTACAGGGGAAGAAGGTTTTGCGGTTGTTGCTCCACCCAAAATTTATTTGCTTGTTGATTCCCGTTTTACAGAACAAGCACAGAAAGAGATATCCGCTGGAGTTGAAGTAATCGAATGGTCTAATCTTAAGGATGCGTTAAATCCACTTCTTGTTAGAGAGAGAGTCCACTTTCTTGCAATTGAGGAGAAAATTCCTTTTAACCTTTACAGGATGCTTATGGGTTTGGGCTTTCTTGTTCTCGTTCCAACAACTGATTTCGTTGAGGAATTAAGGATGATTAAAGATGATTGGGAACTTGAAAAAATTAGGACCGCATGTGATATTTCTACGAAAGCATTCCTTGAAACAATTAAACTTCTAAAAGAAGGAGTCTCGGAACTCGATATTGCATCAGAACTTGAATACCGCTTTAAGAAATTTGGCGGCGAAAAGCCTTCTTTTGATACTATTGTTGCATCAGGCGAAAGAGGCTCACTCCCTCATGGTGTTGCTTCGAAAAAGACCGTGAAAGCCCATGAGCCAATTGTTTTTGACTTTGGTGTATTTTTTGAAGGTTTTGCTTCAGACACAACAAGAATTGTTTCAATTGGAGAAGTTGAAGATGAAGTAAAAAAAGTTTATGATGTTTTAAAGGAATCGCAGGAATTAGGAAGAGCGTATGCAAAGGAGGGTGTCCGTGCCGCTGATGTCGATAAGGTGGTTAGGGATTTCCTTAATGACCATGGATATGGTACTTACTTCACACATGGCCTCGGGCATGGTGTTGGTCTTGAAATACACGAACTTCCCTATGTGAATGCAAGGTCTAAATATACTCTTTCAAAAAATATGGTAATTACAATTGAACCGGGTGTCTATTTTGCAGGGAAATTTGGTTTACGAATCGAAGATACAGTAATAGTAAGGGAAGATTCAGTAGAGAATCTAATTAATTTGCCTCATGAAATAATCGTTGTTTAA
- the surE gene encoding 5'/3'-nucleotidase SurE, which translates to MNILITNDDSIESEGIKILAKYLASLGNIFIVAPQKPQSAGSHATTLHKPLRIEKYPLGIGEVSSYRVSGTPADCVLLAIDVIVKDNIDIVVSGINRGPNLGDDIIYSGTVAGAREGAINNKLSFAISVNDFENPNFELAASKSVEIIEKLSKIVKNTSTYFNINFPNKNEIKGIKFARLSRRRYRDRVLIGKDPFGKEFYWIGGVLDDPYEEGTDSKFIKEGYATITPLLIDQTDYKTLQELSNISLF; encoded by the coding sequence ATGAACATATTAATTACAAATGACGATAGTATTGAATCAGAAGGAATAAAAATACTCGCAAAATATCTTGCAAGTTTGGGGAATATTTTTATTGTTGCCCCTCAAAAACCGCAAAGTGCTGGAAGTCATGCAACTACACTTCATAAACCTCTTCGCATCGAAAAGTACCCCTTGGGCATTGGCGAGGTTTCCTCGTATAGAGTATCAGGAACACCTGCAGATTGTGTCCTTCTTGCAATAGATGTAATTGTTAAGGATAACATTGATATAGTTGTTTCTGGAATTAATAGAGGACCAAACCTTGGAGATGATATTATATACTCTGGAACAGTTGCAGGCGCAAGAGAAGGTGCAATAAACAATAAGCTTTCTTTTGCAATTTCTGTAAACGATTTTGAAAATCCTAATTTTGAATTAGCAGCAAGTAAGTCAGTAGAAATAATCGAAAAACTCTCAAAGATAGTAAAAAATACAAGCACATACTTCAATATAAATTTCCCCAACAAGAACGAGATAAAAGGAATAAAATTCGCAAGGTTATCAAGAAGAAGATATAGAGATAGGGTTCTAATTGGAAAAGATCCTTTTGGTAAAGAATTCTACTGGATTGGTGGAGTGTTAGATGATCCGTATGAAGAAGGAACCGATTCTAAATTCATAAAGGAGGGCTACGCTACAATAACCCCCCTCCTTATAGATCAAACAGATTATAAAACCTTACAAGAACTTTCTAATATATCGCTTTTTTAA
- the alr gene encoding alanine racemase produces the protein MENEIEMNRPTWVEVDLGKIKNNFLKIKEKTSSNVICVVKADAYGLGAARIAKALEDAGAYAFAVASMEEALFLREVQISKPILVLGYVDTRKLHLASLNEIRITLFDKDFIKRLKEYESELPLRIHVKVDTGMHRLGISVSEAPYVFDELSKMKNIYVEGIYTHFASADSDIEFTNLQIKRFNDVLDYLKQKQALPPIIHAANSAAILNFRSAYYNTVRSGILLYGISPNPQKITIINDFQEAISIKTRIVKVTEYEKGEKISYGGTYITEKKSLIATVPIGYADCIPRNLSNRGYVLVKGLKAPIVGTVTMDMMMIDVTGFPYIHPGNEVIIIGTQGENKITMEEFATLSNTIPYEILTRLNKRIRRVYK, from the coding sequence ATGGAAAACGAAATAGAGATGAATAGACCCACCTGGGTAGAAGTCGATTTGGGTAAAATTAAGAACAATTTTCTTAAGATAAAGGAGAAAACATCTTCTAATGTTATTTGCGTTGTGAAAGCAGATGCATATGGGCTTGGTGCAGCAAGAATTGCAAAGGCTCTTGAAGATGCAGGCGCATACGCCTTTGCGGTTGCCTCAATGGAAGAAGCACTGTTCTTGCGTGAAGTTCAAATCAGTAAGCCGATCCTTGTACTCGGGTATGTTGATACGAGGAAACTTCACTTAGCTTCACTTAATGAAATTCGTATTACTCTTTTTGACAAAGATTTTATAAAGCGTTTAAAGGAGTACGAGTCTGAGTTGCCGCTTAGAATACATGTGAAGGTTGACACGGGTATGCATAGGCTTGGAATTTCAGTAAGCGAGGCGCCTTATGTTTTTGATGAATTAAGTAAAATGAAAAACATTTATGTTGAAGGAATATACACTCATTTTGCATCAGCAGACTCTGATATCGAATTTACCAATCTTCAGATAAAACGTTTTAACGATGTGCTGGATTATCTTAAGCAGAAACAGGCATTGCCCCCGATTATTCATGCGGCAAATAGTGCTGCGATTTTAAACTTTAGAAGTGCTTATTACAATACAGTAAGATCTGGTATTTTGCTTTACGGCATTTCCCCAAACCCTCAGAAGATTACAATCATTAACGATTTTCAAGAGGCAATCTCTATTAAGACAAGGATTGTTAAAGTTACAGAGTACGAGAAAGGTGAAAAAATAAGTTATGGTGGGACATATATCACAGAAAAGAAATCACTTATAGCAACTGTTCCAATAGGATATGCAGATTGTATTCCCCGTAATCTTTCTAACCGTGGGTATGTTCTTGTTAAAGGATTGAAGGCTCCAATTGTTGGCACGGTGACAATGGATATGATGATGATTGATGTAACTGGTTTCCCATACATTCACCCTGGAAACGAGGTTATAATTATCGGCACCCAGGGTGAAAATAAAATCACTATGGAGGAATTTGCAACATTATCGAATACAATCCCTTACGAAATTCTAACAAGGCTAAACAAACGAATAAGGCGAGTCTATAAGTGA